In Nocardia terpenica, the genomic window GTTCGGTCCGAATCCGCCTCGCCGCCACCGGATTCCGCGAGTTCGGCGTCGTGCAGCGCGAGGGCCGCGTCGGCGCTGGCCTCGCCCGCGAGGTTGGCGCGGACCTCTTCCTCGCTGGGCCCGAACGGGCTGCGGGTAATGCGGGTGAGCTGGTCGGACAGGCCCTGACTCCAGCGTGCCGGGAATTCGCCGAATCTGCCCGCGATGAACCCCGTCCTCGCCTCTTTCGATCGTTCCGGCACCAGTACCTCCGCCCGTCGCGCGAACATTCTCACCCTAGCCGAGAGGACCGACCGTCCGACGCCGCTCAGCGCCCCAGATCGGCCCGCAGCCTGGGCTCGTCCACATCGAAGTAGCTGTGCTCACGCCCGTCGAGCAACACCACCGGCAGCCGGTCGCCGAATTCGGCCCGCAGGCCTGGATCGGTGGCCGCCGCCTCGTCCACATCGATCGTGCCGGGCTCGATCCCGAAGTCCGCGCAGATCGTTCGCAGCT contains:
- a CDS encoding glutaredoxin family protein; the encoded protein is MSNALPTVTLLTRAGCGLCAVALEQLRTICADFGIEPGTIDVDEAAATDPGLRAEFGDRLPVVLLDGREHSYFDVDEPRLRADLGR